A section of the Thauera sp. K11 genome encodes:
- a CDS encoding type II toxin-antitoxin system TacA family antitoxin, whose product MPAAISTARLEARISTDLHSMLKRAAELQGRTMTDFVVAAVQDAAQRAIEQAEVIRLSLADQECFAQALLSPPQPAPALERAFARRRKLLRAE is encoded by the coding sequence ATGCCCGCAGCCATTTCTACCGCCCGCCTCGAAGCCCGGATCAGCACCGATCTGCATTCGATGCTCAAGCGCGCCGCCGAACTTCAGGGGCGCACCATGACTGATTTCGTGGTCGCTGCCGTCCAGGACGCCGCGCAACGCGCCATCGAGCAAGCCGAGGTCATCCGCCTGTCGCTGGCCGATCAGGAGTGCTTTGCACAAGCGTTGCTGTCGCCGCCGCAACCGGCCCCGGCCTTGGAACGCGCTTTCGCCCGTCGCCGCAAGCTCTTGCGTGCTGAATGA